The following coding sequences are from one Rathayibacter sp. VKM Ac-2760 window:
- the efeU gene encoding iron uptake transporter permease EfeU encodes MLANYLIGLREGLEAGLVVGILVAYLTKLRRRDVLPRLWTGIAAAVVLSLGIGAILTWGPYGLSFTAQELLGGGLSLLAVGLVTWMIFWMGANARSLKGELESKLDAAVSGSALGIVVLGFVSVGREGIETALFVWASVSSSSAASGSEAWVGTIGAFLGILSAVVASYLIFRGFVRIDLGRFFTWTGGFLIVVAAGVLLYGVGDLQEAALLPGGGTPLFDLGPILPAPVAAVLGGLFNYTPEPTALQFTAWLAYLVVVGSLFIHQVRSRGPRRGSAAPVASPVATSV; translated from the coding sequence GTGCTCGCAAACTACCTCATCGGCCTCCGCGAAGGCCTCGAAGCCGGACTCGTCGTCGGCATCCTCGTCGCGTACCTGACGAAGCTGCGGCGGCGCGACGTCCTCCCCCGGCTCTGGACGGGGATCGCGGCCGCGGTCGTCCTCTCCCTCGGCATCGGCGCGATCCTCACCTGGGGCCCCTACGGACTCAGCTTCACCGCGCAGGAGCTGCTCGGCGGCGGTCTCTCGCTGCTGGCCGTCGGCCTCGTCACCTGGATGATCTTCTGGATGGGCGCGAACGCCCGCAGTCTCAAGGGCGAGCTCGAGTCGAAGCTCGACGCCGCCGTCAGCGGCTCCGCGCTCGGGATCGTCGTCCTCGGCTTCGTCAGCGTCGGCCGCGAGGGGATCGAGACCGCCCTGTTCGTCTGGGCGAGCGTGTCCTCGAGCAGCGCCGCCTCCGGATCGGAGGCGTGGGTCGGCACGATCGGTGCGTTCCTCGGCATCCTCAGCGCCGTCGTCGCCTCCTACCTGATCTTCCGCGGCTTCGTCCGGATCGATCTCGGCCGCTTCTTCACCTGGACGGGCGGCTTCCTCATCGTCGTCGCGGCTGGCGTGCTGCTCTACGGCGTCGGCGACCTGCAGGAGGCGGCGCTGCTGCCCGGCGGGGGCACCCCGCTGTTCGACCTGGGTCCGATCCTGCCCGCCCCGGTCGCCGCCGTGCTCGGTGGGCTCTTCAACTACACGCCCGAGCCCACGGCACTGCAGTTCACCGCCTGGCTGGCCTACCTCGTCGTCGTCGGCTCCCTGTTCATCCACCAGGTCCGCTCCCGCGGGCCGCGTCGGGGCAGTGCGGCCCCGGTCGCCTCGCCCGTCGCCACCTCCGTCTGA